Proteins found in one Oncorhynchus mykiss isolate Arlee chromosome 3, USDA_OmykA_1.1, whole genome shotgun sequence genomic segment:
- the LOC110509883 gene encoding hemicentin-1 isoform X1 — protein sequence MDHPLVWVLILVLLNFNTDVSGQVVVPSMNPLAVGSNVTLNLVPQSSINIGTWSYETTTIVLFYPGGSSVSTSYQGRVSFNRSSAELSISSLQLNDSGLYTVQGMEPVLTAVVTLSVQEPISNVTLRANATDLVELNDTAIFTCSVSSGTSLSYRWMNGSSEVAASDRVQLGVGNSTLSIVSVTRYDEGPFRCEVINGISNGTSQPIGLNVRYGPSKLTMMVVPEMIIGHTAYMMGSVITLSCSAQSKPAVSYKWRFNGVFLNEQSPQLSLQNTRENQTGSYACLAHNNVTLRYATMTTMIKIVEPISAVSLNRDGKPPILDQSFTLRCEVTGPVDYIHWLINGQVISLNNRTFFSTDNKTMVINPIQFSDSGEYLCEAFNAVSNKTSMTYTLVVNYGPEKPDVTSPDIAMTGHIVTFNCSASSQPPSQFSWFFNGSQVETGSVYETDPLTLASHGEYTCVSFNNVTGRNSTVSKMLIVIEPVSMAMVKVMGAQPIADNMFSLTCETTGTIYSIHWMKNGWPLYADNRTDFSMNNNTLTFNSVQDSDNGGYQCSAYNPLSNMTSTEYRLIVNYGPERPVIMSPDIAMTGYIVTFNCSASSQPPSQFSWFFNGSQVETGSVYETDPLTLASHGEYTCVAFNNITDRNSTASKMLTIIAPVTMTTVKVIGAQPILNERFSLTCETAGTVYSIQWMRNGWPLYADNRTDFSMNNNTLTFNYVQDSDIGDYQCSASNPLSNMTSSNYRLIVNYGPEMPVITGPALGETGHNVTFNCSASSQPPSQFSWFFNGSQVVTGSVYETDPLTLASHGEYTCVAFNNVTGRNSTVSKMLIVIEPVSMAMVKVMGAQPIADNMFTLTCETTGTIYSIHWMKNGWPLYADNRTDFSMNNNTLTFNSVQDSDNGGYQCSAYNPLSNMTSTEYRLIVNYGPERPVIMSPDIVMTGYIVTFNCSASSQPPSQFSWFFNGSQVETGSVYETGPLTLASHGEYTCVAFNNVTGRNSTVSKMLIVIEPVSMAMVKVMGAQPIADNMFSLTCETTGTIYSIHWMKNGWPLYADNRTDFSMNNNTLTFNSVQDSDNGGYQCSAYNPLSNMTSTEYRLIVNYGPERPVIMSPDIAMTGYIVTFNCSASSQPPSQFSWFFNGSQVETGSVYETDPLTLASHGEYTCVAFNNITDRNSTASKMLTIIAPVTMTTVKVIGAQPILNERFSLTCETAGTVYSIQWMRNGWPLYADNRTDFSMNNNTLTFNYVQDSDIGDYQCSASNPLSNMTSSNYRLIVNYGPEMPVITGPALGETGHNVTFNCSASSQPPSQFSWFFNGSQVVTGSVYETDPLTLASHGEYTCVAFNNVTGRNSTVSKMLIVIEPVSMAMVKVMGAQPIADNMFTLTCETTGTIYSIHWMKNGWPLYADNRTDFSMNNNTLTFNSVQDSDNGGYQCSAYNPLSNMTSTEYRLIVNYGPERPVIMSPDIVMTGYIVTFNCSASSQPPSQFSWFFNGSQVETGSVYETGPLTLASHGEYTCVAFNNVTGRNSTVSKMLIVIEPVSMAMVKVMGAQPIADNMFTLTCETTGTIYSIHWMKNGWPLYADNRTDFSMNNNTLTFNSVQDSDNGGYQCSAYNPLSNMTSTEYRLIVNYGPERPVIMSPDIVMTGYIVTFNCSASSQPPSQFSWFFNGSQVETGSVYETDPLTLASHGEYTCVAFNNITDRNSTASKMLTIIAPVTMTTVKVIGAQPILNERFSLTCETAGTVYSIQWMRNGWPLYADNRTDFSMNNTLTFNYVQDSDIGDYQCSASNPLSNMTSSNYRLIVNYGPEAPVITGPALGETGHNLTFNCSASSQPPSQFSWFFNGSQVVTGSVYETGPLTLASHGEYTCVAFNNVTGRNRTVSKILTVVEPVTMTMVKVMGSQPILNQTFSLTCETTGTIYSIQWMRNGWPLYADNRIDFSIDNNTLTFNSVQHSDKGDYQCSAYNPFSNMTSTDYRLIVNYGPERPVIMSPDIAMTGYIVTFNCSASSQPPSQFSWFFNGSQVETGSVYETDPLTLASHGEYTCVAFNNLTVRNSTVSKMLTIIEAITSVTVKRNKLPIASDNLTLTCVVTGHYDTIYWMKDNLSLVLNNTLNSDITISNNSLHFSPVKVSNDGNYQCVATNLFGPNTSPKYQLLVNYGPKSVNISGPVSVVIGSVTTVTLKCSADSRPISEYGWKFNNQSVFGTGPMIAVIASLENAGDYTCVAKNPVTNISTSKTISLDVTGHSNAPPFQARVGLMLTALLALSLCL from the exons ATGGACCATCCTCTGGTGTGGGTTCTCATCCTGGTGCTGCTCAACTTCAATACAG ATGTCTCTGGCCAGGTGGTGGTTCCCTCGATGAACCCCTTAGCTGTGGGCAGTAATGTCACCCTGAACCTAGTTCCTCAAAGCTCCATCAACATAGGGACCTGGTCATATGAAACTACAACCATTGTACTTTTCTATCCTGGTGGCAGTAGTGTGAGTACAAGTTATCAAGGCAGAGTCTCATTCAACCGCTCCTCCGCAGAGCTGTCCATAAGCTCTCTCCAACTCAACGACTCAGGTCTGTATACCGTGCAGGGAATGGAGCCAGTCCTGACCGCTGTGGTGACCTTGTCTGTCCAGG AGCCCATTTCAAACGTGACTCTAAGAGCCAACGCCACTGATCTAGTGGAATTAAACGACACTGCTATTTTCACCTGCTCCGTCTCCTCTGGTACCTCCCTCTCCTACCGCTGGATGAATGGCAGCTCAGAGGTTGCAGCCAGTGACCGAGTTCAGCTTGGTGTTGGGAACAGCACTCTCTCCATAGTCAGTGTGACACGATACGATGAAGGGCCGTTCAGATGTGAGGTCATCAATGGAATCAGCAATGGCACCAGCCAGCCCATTGGCCTCAATGTTAGAT ATGGCCCAAGTAAACTCACCATGATGGTAGTTCCTGAGATGATCATAGGACATACAGCCTACATGATGGGCTCTGTCATCACTCTGTCCTGCTCCGCTCAGTCCAAACCCGCTGTGTCCTACAAGTGGAGGTTTAATGGGGTGTTCCTCAACGAGCAAAGTCCACAGCTGAGCCTGCAGAACACCAGGGAGAACCAGACAGGAAGTTACGCCTGCTTAGCCCACAACAATGTCACACTCCGATACGCCACCATGACCACAATGATAAAGATTGTGG AGCCGATTTCAGCGGTGTCGTTGAACCGTGATGGGAAGCCACCGATACTGGATCAGTCGTTCACTCTGCGGTGTGAGGTGACTGGACCTGTAGACTACATTCACTGGTTGATTAACGGCCAGGTCATCTCCCTAAACAACAGAACATTCTTCTCTACGGACAACAAGACAATGGTTATCAACCCAATCCAGTTTTCTGACAGTGGAGAATATCTCTGTGAGGCCTTTAATGCTGTCAGTAACAAGACCAGCATGACATACACGCTTGTGGTGAACT ATGGACCAGAGAAACCTGATGTAACTAGTCCAGATATAGCAATGACAGGACACATCGTGACcttcaactgctctgcctcctctcagcctcccagccagttcagctggttcttcaatGGCTCCCAGGTGGAGACTGGCTCAGTGTATGAGACTGACCCACTGACCTTAGCCAGTCATGGGGAGTACACCTGTGTGTCCTTCAACAACGTCACTGGCAGAAACAGCACTGTCTCCAAGATGCTCATTGTCATTG AACCAGTCTCCATGGCCATGGTGAAAGTCATGGGTGCCCAACCAATAGCAGACAACATGTTTTCTCTGACGTGTGAGACCACTGGAACCATTTACTCCATTCACTGGATGAAGAACGGCTGGCCTCTGTATGCTGATAACAGAACAGACTTCTCTATGAACAACAATACACTTACCTTCAACTCTGTCCAGGATTCTGACAACGGAGGCTATCAGTGTTCTGCCTACAACCCCCTCAGCAACATGACCAGCACAGAATACAGACTGATCGTCAACT ATGGTCCAGAGAGACCTGTTATCATGAGTCCGGACATAGCGATGACAGGATACATCGTGACcttcaactgctctgcctcctctcAGCCTCCCAGCCAGTTTAGCTGGTTCTTCAATGGCTCCCAGGTGGAGACTGGCTCAGTGTATGAGACTGACCCACTGACCTTAGCCAGTCATGGGGAGTACACCTGTGTGGCTTTCAACAACATCACTGACAGAAACAGCACTGCCTCCAAGATGCTCACCATCATTG CACCTGTGACCATGACCACGGTGAAAGTCATTGGAGCCCAGCCAATACTGAACGAGAGATTCTCTCTGACCTGTGAGACCGCTGGAACGGTTTACTCCATTCAGTGGATGAGGAACGGCTGGCCTCTGTATGCTGACAACAGAACAGACTTCTCTATGAACAACAATACACTGACCTTCAACTATGTCCAGGATTCTGACATCGGAGACTATCAATGTTCTGCTTCCAACCCCCTCAGCAACATGACCAGCTCAAACTACAGACTGATCGTCAACT ATGGACCAGAGATGCCTGTTATAACAGGACCAGCATTAGGAGAAACAGGACACAACGTGACcttcaactgctctgcctcctctcagcctcccagccagttcagctggttcttcaatGGCTCCCAGGTGGTGACTGGCTCAGTGTATGAGACTGACCCACTGACCTTAGCCAGTCATGGGGAGTACACCTGTGTGGCCTTCAACAACGTCACTGGCAGAAACAGCACTGTCTCCAAGATGCTCATTGTCATTG AACCAGTCTCCATGGCCATGGTGAAAGTCATGGGTGCCCAACCAATAGCAGACAACATGTTTACTCTGACGTGTGAGACCACTGGAACCATTTACTCCATTCACTGGATGAAGAACGGCTGGCCTCTGTATGCTGATAACAGAACAGACTTCTCTATGAACAACAATACACTTACCTTCAACTCTGTCCAGGATTCTGACAACGGAGGCTATCAGTGTTCTGCCTACAACCCCCTCAGCAACATGACCAGCACAGAATACAGACTGATCGTCAACT ATGGTCCAGAGAGACCTGTTATCATGAGTCCGGACATAGTGATGACAGGATACATCGTGACcttcaactgctctgcctcctctcAGCCTCCGAGCCAGTTTAGCTGGTTCTTCAATGGCTCCCAGGTGGAGACTGGCTCAGTGTATGAGACTGGCCCACTGACCTTAGCCAGTCATGGGGAGTACACCTGTGTGGCCTTCAACAACGTCACTGGCAGAAACAGCACTGTCTCCAAGATGCTCATTGTCATTG AACCAGTCTCCATGGCCATGGTGAAAGTCATGGGTGCCCAACCAATAGCAGACAACATGTTTTCTCTGACGTGTGAGACCACTGGAACCATTTACTCCATTCACTGGATGAAGAACGGCTGGCCTCTGTATGCTGATAACAGAACAGACTTCTCTATGAACAACAATACACTTACCTTCAACTCTGTCCAGGATTCTGACAACGGAGGCTATCAGTGTTCTGCCTACAACCCCCTCAGCAACATGACCAGCACAGAATACAGACTGATCGTCAACT ATGGTCCAGAGAGACCTGTTATCATGAGTCCGGACATAGCGATGACAGGATACATCGTGACcttcaactgctctgcctcctctcAGCCTCCCAGCCAGTTTAGCTGGTTCTTCAATGGCTCCCAGGTGGAGACTGGCTCAGTGTATGAGACTGACCCACTGACCTTAGCCAGTCATGGGGAGTACACCTGTGTGGCTTTCAACAACATCACTGACAGAAACAGCACTGCCTCCAAGATGCTCACCATCATTG CACCTGTGACCATGACCACGGTGAAAGTCATTGGAGCCCAGCCAATACTGAACGAGAGATTCTCTCTGACCTGTGAGACCGCTGGAACGGTTTACTCCATTCAGTGGATGAGGAACGGCTGGCCTCTGTATGCTGACAACAGAACAGACTTCTCTATGAACAACAATACACTGACCTTCAACTATGTCCAGGATTCTGACATCGGAGACTATCAATGTTCTGCTTCCAACCCCCTCAGCAACATGACCAGCTCAAACTACAGACTGATCGTCAACT ATGGACCAGAGATGCCTGTTATAACAGGACCAGCATTAGGAGAAACAGGACACAACGTGACcttcaactgctctgcctcctctcagcctcccagccagttcagctggttcttcaatGGCTCCCAGGTGGTGACTGGCTCAGTGTATGAGACTGACCCACTGACCTTAGCCAGTCATGGGGAGTACACCTGTGTGGCCTTCAACAACGTCACTGGCAGAAACAGCACTGTCTCCAAGATGCTCATTGTCATTG AACCAGTCTCCATGGCCATGGTGAAAGTCATGGGTGCCCAACCAATAGCAGACAACATGTTTACTCTGACGTGTGAGACCACTGGAACCATTTACTCCATTCACTGGATGAAGAACGGCTGGCCTCTGTATGCTGATAACAGAACAGACTTCTCTATGAACAACAATACACTTACCTTCAACTCTGTCCAGGATTCTGACAACGGAGGCTATCAGTGTTCTGCCTACAACCCCCTCAGCAACATGACCAGCACAGAATACAGACTGATCGTCAACT ATGGTCCAGAGAGACCTGTTATCATGAGTCCGGACATAGTGATGACAGGATACATCGTGACcttcaactgctctgcctcctctcAGCCTCCGAGCCAGTTTAGCTGGTTCTTCAATGGCTCCCAGGTGGAGACTGGCTCAGTGTATGAGACTGGCCCACTGACCTTAGCCAGTCATGGGGAGTACACCTGTGTGGCCTTCAACAACGTCACTGGCAGAAACAGCACTGTCTCCAAGATGCTCATTGTCATTG AACCAGTCTCCATGGCCATGGTGAAAGTCATGGGTGCCCAACCAATAGCAGACAACATGTTTACTCTGACGTGTGAGACCACTGGAACCATTTACTCCATTCACTGGATGAAGAACGGCTGGCCTCTGTATGCTGATAACAGAACAGACTTCTCTATGAACAACAATACACTTACCTTCAACTCTGTCCAGGATTCTGACAACGGAGGCTATCAGTGTTCTGCCTACAACCCCCTCAGCAACATGACCAGCACAGAATACAGACTGATCGTCAACT ATGGTCCAGAGAGACCTGTTATCATGAGTCCGGACATAGTGATGACAGGATACATCGTGACcttcaactgctctgcctcctctcagcctcccagccagttcagctggttcttcaatGGCTCCCAGGTGGAGACTGGCTCAGTGTATGAGACTGACCCACTGACCTTAGCCAGTCATGGGGAGTACACCTGTGTGGCTTTCAACAACATCACTGACAGAAACAGCACTGCCTCCAAGATGCTCACCATCATTG CACCTGTGACCATGACCACGGTGAAAGTCATTGGAGCCCAGCCAATACTGAACGAGAGATTCTCTCTGACCTGTGAGACCGCTGGAACGGTTTACTCCATTCAGTGGATGAGGAACGGCTGGCCTCTGTATGCTGACAACAGAACAGACTTCTCTATGAACAATACACTGACCTTCAACTATGTCCAGGATTCTGACATCGGAGACTATCAATGTTCTGCTTCCAACCCCCTCAGCAACATGACCAGCTCAAACTACAGACTGATTGTCAACT ATGGACCAGAGGCGCCTGTTATAACAGGACCAGCATTAGGAGAAACAGGACACAACCTGACcttcaactgctctgcctcctctcagcctcccagccagttcagctggttcttcaatGGCTCCCAGGTGGTGACTGGCTCAGTGTATGAGACTGGCCCACTGACCTTAGCCAGTCATGGGGAGTACACCTGTGTGGCCTTCAACAACGTCACTGGCAGAAACAGAACTGTCTCCAAGATTCTCACTGTTGTTG AACCAGTCACCATGACCATGGTGAAAGTCATGGGATCCCAGCCAATACTGAACCAGACATTCTCTCTGACCTGTGAGACCACTGGAACCATTTACTCCATTCAGTGGATGAGGAACGGCTGGCCTCTGTATGCTGACAACAGAATAGACTTCTCTATTGACAATAATACACTGACCTTCAACTCTGTCCAGCATTCTGACAAAGGAGACTATCAGTGTTCTGCCTACAACCCCTTCAGCAACATGACCAGCACAGACTACAGACTGATCGTCAACT ATGGTCCAGAGAGACCTGTTATCATGAGTCCGGACATAGCGATGACAGGATACATCGTGACcttcaactgctctgcctcctctcAGCCTCCCAGCCAGTTTAGCTGGTTCTTCAATGGCTCCCAGGTGGAGACTGGCTCAGTGTATGAGACTGACCCACTGACCTTAGCCAGTCATGGGGAGTACACCTGTGTGGCCTTCAACAACCTCACTGTCAGAAACAGCACTGTCTCCAAGATGCTCACCATCATTG aGGCTATAACGTCGGTGACGGTGAAACGAAACAAATTACCAATAGCATCtgacaacctaa